Sequence from the [Bacteroides] pectinophilus genome:
GCGTGTGAGCACAAAAAATACCTTTTATGCACTTTATGTATCATACCACATTATAATACATGTGTCATTTGTAATTTTTTGATACTTCATTAAAATAAGTAACAAGTGCTGCCTGATTATTTAAATTAATAACCCTGTTGGTTCTTCTCGAAACAAAATCCTCAAGCTTGGCCATATACTCATCTGAAGTAATTGTGCCCTCTGCGACGTATGTAAGCCCCTTTTCCCAGCTTGCAGTAAGTTCTGCATTCAGAAGCGGCGGTATTGAAGCATTTACAACTTCATATATTATCTCGCCAAGCTTTGCAGGAGTTATCACCTGCGTCTTATTATTAATACAGATGTAATTATTCTTATCGAGCTTTTTAAGAATCTCTGCCCTCGTTGCACTCGTTCCTATTCCTGAGCCCTTTATCTGTGCTCTAAGTTCTTCATCCTCTATAAGCTGTCCCGCATTCTCCATTGCAAGAATCATTGAACCCGACGTGTATCTCTTCGGAGGCGTTGTCTCCCCCTCCTTGATAGTCAGTGAATTAATCGGCAGTTGTGAGCCTTTGCGTAGTTTCTTCAGTTCCTCAAAAAATGCCGCGTCACATTTTTCATTCTCTGTACTGTCATCACCGGAAGCACCATTGCCGCTCTCAGCTTTCTTCTTTATAAATGAATATGGTGTTACTTTGAGATAGCCCTCATCAACAAGCACTTTGAATGATGCAAAAAAGGATTCATTCTGTGTTGTCGTAACAATACTTATCTTCTGATACTGTGCAGCAGGATAAAAAATACTTAAGAATCTTCTCACAATAACTTCATACACCTTTGATGCCGTCTGGCTTACTGACCCCAACGCCCCAAAGCCCTGTCCTGTAGGTATAATGGCATAATGATCTGTAATCTTTTTATCATCACAATATCTCGTCTTTGCCACACCTGTATACATTTTCTTCTCAAGTATCTCCGATGCAAAATCTCTTGCAAGTGCGTAATTGCGCAATCCGCCTATATTCTTATGAATCTCCTTGCATACTGCTGTTGACAGAACTCTTGCATCAGTTCTCGGATAAGTAACTAGCTTCTTCTCATAAAGCTCCTGAACTATCTGAAGTGTCTGGTCAGGACTTATTTTGAAAAGTTTTGAACAGTCATTCTGCAATTCGGCAAGGTTATACAGAAGCGGTGGATTTTTGGTCTCTTTTTTCTTCTCGACACTGTCTATAACTGATATTATTCCACAGTTATCCACACCTGCATTACCTTCAGCCACTTCTTTTCCACTTATATTCCTGATAAGTTCTGCAGCTTTTTCTCTCTTCTTAAATCCATTCTCCTTATACAGGTCAGGTGTATTATAATACCTGCTCTTTTCAGTAACACGCCACTCAGCAGGAAAGCTCCGTCCGGCTGCGGCATCTTCCCCATTCTGCCCGCCGCATGTGATATCAGCTATAACACGGTAAAACGGTGTCTTCTCAAAGCTTCTTATCTCACGCTCCCTGCGGACAACCATCCCGAGCACACATGTCATAACTCTTCCGACAGATACAACCGTGCGGTCTGTCCTGAGGTAACCGGATATATTTCTTCCATACTTAAGTGTAAGTGCCCTCGAAAAATTAATTCCCATAAGATAATCTTCCTTGGCGCGCAGGAATGCGGAAGCACTCAGATTATCATACTCAGACCAGTCCTTTGCCTGCTTTATTCCTTTGAGCACTTCTTCCTCAGTCTGTGAATCTATCCATACTCTCAGACGCTTTTTATCCTTAACGCCGGCCATCATATCAACAAGCCTGTAGATATATTCTCCTTCACGTCCCGAGTCAGTACATATATATATAGTACTCACGTCCGCCCTGTTAAGAAGTCCCTTAACTGTCTCAAACTGTTTCTGCGCAGACGGTATAACTTCATATCGGTATTTCTCCGGTAAAAACGGAAGTGTGTCAAGGCTCCATCTTTTAAGCTTTTCATCATATTTTTCCGGATAGCTCATGCTTACAAGATGCCCATAGCACCATGTAACAATATACTGTTCCGATTCAAGGAAACCGTCTTTTCTTGAAAACTGTGCATGCAGTGCCTTTGCAAATTCCTGCGCTACGGACGGCTTCTCTGCTATAAATACGGATTTACCCATTATATCCTCCAATTAATTAGTACTCTCATCAAGCGTTGCCTCATATGCCGGGAGAAAATTATCCATAAAATAATCTGCTTCGGGAATATGCATATCGGTAACTGCCTTGCGTGTCTCCTTTTCAGCAGATACAAAATCCATATTTCCGGTTCGCTTTTCTTCTATGCATTTTATCAGGGCTGACAGCTTATCGGCAGCCTTGACATATCTCCATAGCTCTTCCTCTTCCTTCGTCTCCATGAGCACGCTGTCATAAACCGGCCTCATATTATCCGGAAGGTCCTGAAGCAGTTCATTCTTGGCAACCGTCTCCACTTCCCTGTAAGCATCCCTTATAAGTGGATTATAGTACTTAACCGGAGTTGGCATGTCTCCCGTTATAATCTCAGTAACATCATGGTACATGCCAAGAATCGCCATTCTCTGAGCATCCAGACATCCTCCGAACTGCTCATTATTAATGATACCGAGCGCATGTGCAATAAATGCGACCTCAAGACTATGTTCACATATATTCTCACTCTGCGTATTACGCATAAGTCCCCACCTGTTTATATACTTCATTCTAGATAACATTGCATAAAAATGTCTGTCCCTCATAACGCTCTCCATTCCTCCGGGCTGCCATCCCGCACATACAAAAACTCGGTGTCCAAGCTTGGCCTTGCGGCTCAAAAAATGAACACCGAGTGGTTTATTATCTGCGCTAATAATCCCTGTCAATGCCGACCATATTAAAACTTAATCTGCATCTAATATTACCGCAAATATATTCTATTATCAAGATTTTTTTACTTTGCTGTGATGTAGCCCTGTGCCTTAAGAAGCTCTGCAATAAGAACAGCTCCGCCTGCTGCGCCTCTTAATGTATTATGTGAAAGACCTACGAACTTATAGTCAAATACTGAATCCTCACGGAGACGTCCAAGTGAGATTCCCATACCATTCTCATAATTCACATCAAGCTTAACCTGTGGGCGGTTATCATCCTCAAGATACTGGATGAACTGCTTAGGTGCACTCGGAAGGTTAAGTTCCTGAGGAAGTCCCTTAAACTCTCTCCATGCCTTGATTATCTGCTCTTTAGTAGGCTTCTTCTCGAAGTTTACAAATACTGCTGCTGTGTGTCCGTCAAGTACAGGAACTCTGATGCACTGACATGTGATTACAGGCTCGCTTGCCTTAACAATCTGTCCGTCCTCAACCTTGCCCCAGAGTCTTAACGGCTCCTGCTCACTCTTCTCTTCCTCACCGCTGATGAACGGAATGATATTGCCTTCCATCTCAGGCCACTCTTTGAATGTCTTGCCTGCACCTGATATTGCCTGATATGTTGTAGCAACAACAAGCTTAGGTCCGAACTCCTTAAGTGCATGAAGTGCCGGTGTGTAGCTCTGGATTGAGCAGTTAGGCTTAACACAAATAAATCCTCTTGTTGTTCCGAGTCTCTTCTTCTGTGACTCAATTACAGCAAGATGCTCAGGATTAATCTCAGGCACTACCATAGGCACATCAGGTGTCCAGCGGTTAGCACTGTTATTTGATACTACAGGCACCTCTGCCTTGGCATACTTCTCTTCTATAGCACGGATTTCATCCTTAGGCATATTAACCGCACAGAATACAAAATCAACCTGCTCTGCAACCTTCTCCACTTCATTTATATCATATACAATCATATCCTTAACTGACTCAGGCATTGGTGTCTGCATCTTCCAGCGTCCGTCAACAGCATCCTCATAACGCTTTCCTGCTGAACGTCCGCTCGCTGCGATAAGAACAACCTCGAACCAAGGATGATTCTCAAGCAGTGTTATAAATCTCTGTCCTACCATACCTGTACCGCCAAGGATACCTACTCTTAACTTGTCACTCATTACATTTTCTCCTTAACCCTTTTTTCTAAAGACTTTGTTACGCTCTCCTCTTACGTTTTCAGTGTCTTTCTATGGCGCACATTTGTCTTTACCTTATGGAATCTTACCACATGTGATTTTAAAATGCAACCCATTTTGACAACATTTTCATAAAATCATTGCATTTTGACCATTTCCTTCTTAAGGCGCCTGATAATTTTTTTCTCAAGCCTTGATATATATGACTGTGATATTCCAAGATAATCCGCCACTTCTTTCTGTGTCATCTCTCTTTCATCAGGAGATGTAAGTCCATATCTGAGATTAACAATAAGACGTTCCCTGTCGGAGAGTTTTTCCATTGCCTTGCCAAGCATGAGACGCTCTGCCTGATTCTCAATATCTTTATAAATAACATCCTCATCCGTTCCAAGTATATCAGACAGCAGCAGTTCATTGCCATCCCAGTCCACATTAAGCGGCTCATCTATTGATACCTCAGCTTTTGTCTTACTGTTACGCCGCAGATACATCAGTATCTCATTTTCGATACATCTTGACGCATATGTTGCCAGCTTTATGCTTTTATCCGGATTGTACGAATGTATTGCTTTTATGAGACCTATCGTGCCTATTGATATGAGATCCTCTACTCCTATCCCTGTATTGTCAAATCTCTTTGCTATGTACACGACAAGTCTCAGATTATGTTCTATAAGCACAGATCTTGCCTGTTCGGCATATTCTCCCTGCATATCAGCTATTACCATAGCCTCTTCTTCCGGCTCAAGCGGTGGAGGAAGAACATCTGAGCCTCCTATATAGTGCACATCTCCCTGCCGGAAGAACATCAGATTCTTTATTGTGGGCACTACCTTGAACTGAAAACATTTTGGAACCGAAACCTTTATTACCATTGTCCTTTACTCTCCCCTGATTATATTATGCATCACATCACATTCTTCATCTCTGCATTGAGCAGTATCTTATATACCCCATCTTTTGAAAGCGGTGTATTACTTAATCCTATCGGAACATTCTGCAGGACAACACTCTTACCGTCCATTTTTACAGTCAGCGTATCCGCCATAATCACAGGCATGCAGCCGTGTTCCTTTCCAACCGAGCAAAATATCACATAATGTAATCCAAGACCACAATTATTTTTTTGCCGCCCTGACGTCATATAATCTCCTTTGCCGCAGCAGTAATCCGTAATATCCATATTCACGCATCTGTCAGCACAGGATTTATCCATAACATGCACAGGTCTGCCGGTGATATTGTCAACAAGCACATTGCCGGTATCTATTATTCCTTTTACGTTAACAATAAATTTTCCAAAATCAGCTTCTACATCACATATGCTGCCATCATATGCCCTTTGTATAAGATAATGTTTCAGGAGCACTGCCATTACCGACATTGCCGCAAGCAGACATATAAACAGCCCCTCGCTTTCAAGAGCCATTGCTCTCAGCATATGTCCGGCAGCCGTACTATTATATATAAGCCCCATAATCCCGCCAAATACCGATGCCGTTACTATATATGCTGCCGACGTTTTCACTATTTTTCTGCAGTATTCTGCAATTTC
This genomic interval carries:
- a CDS encoding DNA topoisomerase III; translated protein: MGKSVFIAEKPSVAQEFAKALHAQFSRKDGFLESEQYIVTWCYGHLVSMSYPEKYDEKLKRWSLDTLPFLPEKYRYEVIPSAQKQFETVKGLLNRADVSTIYICTDSGREGEYIYRLVDMMAGVKDKKRLRVWIDSQTEEEVLKGIKQAKDWSEYDNLSASAFLRAKEDYLMGINFSRALTLKYGRNISGYLRTDRTVVSVGRVMTCVLGMVVRREREIRSFEKTPFYRVIADITCGGQNGEDAAAGRSFPAEWRVTEKSRYYNTPDLYKENGFKKREKAAELIRNISGKEVAEGNAGVDNCGIISVIDSVEKKKETKNPPLLYNLAELQNDCSKLFKISPDQTLQIVQELYEKKLVTYPRTDARVLSTAVCKEIHKNIGGLRNYALARDFASEILEKKMYTGVAKTRYCDDKKITDHYAIIPTGQGFGALGSVSQTASKVYEVIVRRFLSIFYPAAQYQKISIVTTTQNESFFASFKVLVDEGYLKVTPYSFIKKKAESGNGASGDDSTENEKCDAAFFEELKKLRKGSQLPINSLTIKEGETTPPKRYTSGSMILAMENAGQLIEDEELRAQIKGSGIGTSATRAEILKKLDKNNYICINNKTQVITPAKLGEIIYEVVNASIPPLLNAELTASWEKGLTYVAEGTITSDEYMAKLEDFVSRRTNRVINLNNQAALVTYFNEVSKNYK
- the yfbR gene encoding 5'-deoxynucleotidase; this encodes MRDRHFYAMLSRMKYINRWGLMRNTQSENICEHSLEVAFIAHALGIINNEQFGGCLDAQRMAILGMYHDVTEIITGDMPTPVKYYNPLIRDAYREVETVAKNELLQDLPDNMRPVYDSVLMETKEEEELWRYVKAADKLSALIKCIEEKRTGNMDFVSAEKETRKAVTDMHIPEADYFMDNFLPAYEATLDESTN
- the asd gene encoding aspartate-semialdehyde dehydrogenase gives rise to the protein MSDKLRVGILGGTGMVGQRFITLLENHPWFEVVLIAASGRSAGKRYEDAVDGRWKMQTPMPESVKDMIVYDINEVEKVAEQVDFVFCAVNMPKDEIRAIEEKYAKAEVPVVSNNSANRWTPDVPMVVPEINPEHLAVIESQKKRLGTTRGFICVKPNCSIQSYTPALHALKEFGPKLVVATTYQAISGAGKTFKEWPEMEGNIIPFISGEEEKSEQEPLRLWGKVEDGQIVKASEPVITCQCIRVPVLDGHTAAVFVNFEKKPTKEQIIKAWREFKGLPQELNLPSAPKQFIQYLEDDNRPQVKLDVNYENGMGISLGRLREDSVFDYKFVGLSHNTLRGAAGGAVLIAELLKAQGYITAK
- the sigE gene encoding RNA polymerase sporulation sigma factor SigE; translation: MVIKVSVPKCFQFKVVPTIKNLMFFRQGDVHYIGGSDVLPPPLEPEEEAMVIADMQGEYAEQARSVLIEHNLRLVVYIAKRFDNTGIGVEDLISIGTIGLIKAIHSYNPDKSIKLATYASRCIENEILMYLRRNSKTKAEVSIDEPLNVDWDGNELLLSDILGTDEDVIYKDIENQAERLMLGKAMEKLSDRERLIVNLRYGLTSPDEREMTQKEVADYLGISQSYISRLEKKIIRRLKKEMVKMQ
- a CDS encoding sigma-E processing peptidase SpoIIGA, which translates into the protein MDFILLTIADGFLKNNAGYRRAAMAAFIGAVWSCVSQTGVITNAVIRDIFTYVIISLIMAFICTKRQHGWEIAEYCRKIVKTSAAYIVTASVFGGIMGLIYNSTAAGHMLRAMALESEGLFICLLAAMSVMAVLLKHYLIQRAYDGSICDVEADFGKFIVNVKGIIDTGNVLVDNITGRPVHVMDKSCADRCVNMDITDYCCGKGDYMTSGRQKNNCGLGLHYVIFCSVGKEHGCMPVIMADTLTVKMDGKSVVLQNVPIGLSNTPLSKDGVYKILLNAEMKNVM